In Corynebacterium aquatimens, one genomic interval encodes:
- a CDS encoding glycerophosphodiester phosphodiesterase family protein encodes MGTNRRSMGAVAVLASASLLLASCSNDEGTDKGNSSTPEDNSASTSVHEQASKNNRDDVPPVADNPSPAVKNLPPHFDFEAHRGGRGEWTEESKKAFETALELNATTLELDVVITKDGVPAVWHDPKVQDDKCTDTKPATENDPQFPYVGKLMHELTWDQIQTLDCDLKLSEDFPEQEPVKGNKILQLSDVFEIAKSEHDVYFNIETKIEAEERENSAEPQEFVDAILAAAEEAGTTDRIMIQSFDWRSLPLVREKNPNIPLVALYDETTWVEDSKWIGDIDYKDVDGDVIEAVKKLGAEVISPGFAVPYEAKAGDDDYNPTATREYITKAHEAGIRVVPWTINDPDTMEEQLDAGVDGIITDYPTRLKKILDERGINYARTK; translated from the coding sequence ATGGGCACGAATCGCCGCTCAATGGGAGCTGTAGCTGTCCTGGCATCCGCCAGCTTGCTTCTGGCTTCATGCAGTAATGACGAAGGAACCGATAAGGGTAACTCATCGACTCCAGAAGATAATTCCGCATCCACATCTGTTCACGAGCAAGCCTCTAAGAACAATCGTGACGACGTTCCGCCGGTGGCCGATAATCCATCCCCCGCTGTAAAGAACTTACCGCCGCACTTCGATTTTGAGGCTCACCGTGGTGGCCGCGGCGAATGGACCGAAGAATCAAAGAAGGCTTTCGAAACCGCTCTCGAACTCAACGCTACTACTCTTGAACTCGATGTCGTGATCACCAAGGATGGAGTTCCCGCGGTCTGGCATGATCCGAAGGTCCAAGATGACAAGTGCACGGATACAAAGCCAGCAACTGAGAATGACCCTCAGTTCCCATACGTTGGCAAGCTCATGCACGAGTTGACGTGGGACCAGATCCAGACCTTGGACTGTGATCTGAAACTTTCTGAGGACTTCCCTGAGCAGGAGCCTGTTAAGGGAAACAAGATCCTGCAGCTGTCCGATGTTTTCGAGATTGCGAAATCGGAACACGATGTCTACTTCAACATTGAAACCAAGATCGAAGCTGAAGAGCGAGAGAACTCGGCCGAACCACAGGAGTTTGTCGACGCGATTCTCGCTGCTGCTGAGGAAGCTGGCACTACCGACCGCATCATGATCCAGTCATTCGATTGGCGCAGCTTGCCACTGGTGCGTGAGAAGAACCCGAACATTCCTTTAGTGGCGTTGTACGACGAAACGACATGGGTCGAAGACTCGAAATGGATCGGCGATATCGACTACAAGGACGTAGACGGCGATGTTATCGAGGCCGTGAAGAAGCTTGGTGCAGAAGTGATCTCCCCCGGCTTTGCGGTGCCTTACGAGGCTAAAGCGGGCGATGATGACTACAACCCGACCGCTACCCGTGAGTACATCACAAAGGCCCACGAGGCAGGAATTCGTGTTGTGCCGTGGACGATTAATGATCCAGACACCATGGAAGAGCAACTTGATGCCGGCGTCGACGGCATTATCACGGACTACCCCACTCGTTTGAAGAAGATCCTGGATGAACGCGGGATCAACTACGCTCGTACAAAGTAG
- the pgl gene encoding 6-phosphogluconolactonase yields the protein MLTVEKVPNLDVLVDKASARFVETISAITADPTGGVHGDGAARVVVTGGGAGIKLLSRLSRARNMDWSKVHIFFGDERNVQIYDPESNEGQARYALFNHVNIPEGNIHGYRPRMSTLPDTAEGYATQIEHHAPKGFDLHLMGMGPDGHINSLFPDSPQLAEAEKLVVPVSDSPKPPAERITLTYPAIARADQVWLMVSGSEKAEASSQLIDGVVSDEWPVTRVPELTNTTLFITEDALPEE from the coding sequence ATGCTGACCGTGGAGAAGGTCCCCAACCTCGATGTGCTGGTTGATAAAGCATCCGCCCGTTTCGTGGAGACTATCTCCGCGATCACCGCGGACCCGACCGGTGGCGTGCATGGCGATGGCGCAGCCCGCGTCGTGGTCACCGGTGGCGGCGCGGGGATCAAGCTTCTGTCCCGCCTAAGCCGCGCGCGCAACATGGACTGGAGCAAGGTCCACATCTTCTTCGGGGACGAGCGCAACGTGCAGATCTATGACCCCGAATCCAATGAGGGCCAGGCACGGTACGCGCTGTTCAACCATGTCAATATCCCCGAAGGAAACATCCACGGCTACCGTCCCCGGATGTCCACCCTGCCCGATACCGCGGAGGGCTACGCCACTCAGATTGAGCACCACGCACCCAAGGGTTTCGATCTTCATCTCATGGGCATGGGCCCCGACGGCCACATCAATTCGCTCTTCCCGGATTCGCCGCAACTCGCGGAAGCAGAGAAGCTAGTCGTACCCGTCTCCGACTCCCCCAAGCCCCCGGCTGAGCGCATCACCTTGACGTACCCCGCCATTGCCCGCGCTGACCAAGTCTGGCTCATGGTGTCCGGCTCAGAAAAAGCGGAGGCAAGCTCCCAGCTTATCGACGGGGTGGTGAGCGACGAATGGCCCGTCACCCGTGTCCCCGAGCTGACGAACACGACGCTGTTCATCACCGAGGATGCACTCCCCGAGGAGTAA
- a CDS encoding haloacid dehalogenase-like hydrolase → MKSKTTMRRAGVIVSAVAAMGLSLTACSSNSEQQATEVKTTDTTETNTQTVAAQDCALLQDLNWLDENRTRIDDMIKDLGECGADPEREGAPLALFDWDNTVVKNDTAEALINYMLLNDKIKQPPKSDWKNLNEYFTPEIITELNDKCGGLAQEGEVLPTSKPEGAECADIIEKIIEDSETSDGKPAFQNFNARRIEPAYAFKVQLLAGYTEDEITDFARATRDEYIAAPEGTKVKVGSKEYNGWIRYYEEITDLINVLKNHGFDVRIITASPQPQAQAWGEKIGIAPDKVMGVKTVLDGDKWSYEMVQCGGEKSMTYIEGKRCRVNEEVLGITGPDAWEPAPEEKRQVFAAGDSNTDVSFVGDATYLRLAVNRNKQELMCKAYFDEDDKWLVNPMFIEPKDKQDKMYDCDQNGRIEEDDSTGPLLDSKGNPIPDQEDKVYELEKN, encoded by the coding sequence ATGAAGTCTAAGACCACAATGCGCCGCGCAGGTGTTATCGTCTCTGCGGTTGCCGCGATGGGCCTTTCCCTGACAGCTTGCTCCAGCAACTCAGAGCAACAGGCCACTGAAGTAAAGACCACTGACACAACCGAAACGAATACCCAAACGGTAGCTGCTCAGGACTGCGCACTTTTGCAGGATCTTAACTGGCTTGATGAGAACCGCACTCGCATCGATGACATGATCAAAGACTTGGGTGAGTGCGGCGCTGATCCGGAGCGGGAAGGCGCCCCGCTCGCCTTGTTCGATTGGGACAACACGGTGGTCAAGAACGACACGGCTGAAGCCCTGATCAACTACATGCTTCTGAACGACAAGATTAAGCAGCCGCCGAAATCGGACTGGAAGAACCTTAACGAGTACTTCACTCCGGAAATTATCACCGAGCTCAACGATAAGTGTGGTGGCCTCGCGCAAGAGGGTGAGGTTCTTCCTACCAGCAAGCCTGAGGGTGCAGAGTGCGCGGACATTATCGAGAAAATCATCGAGGACTCTGAAACTTCAGACGGCAAGCCGGCTTTCCAGAACTTCAACGCTCGTCGCATTGAGCCTGCATACGCATTCAAGGTCCAGCTGCTCGCTGGCTACACCGAAGACGAGATTACGGACTTTGCACGTGCGACCCGCGACGAATACATTGCTGCACCTGAGGGGACGAAGGTGAAGGTGGGTTCCAAGGAGTACAACGGTTGGATTCGTTATTACGAAGAAATCACCGACCTGATCAACGTGCTGAAAAACCACGGTTTCGACGTGCGAATCATCACCGCTTCCCCTCAACCTCAGGCGCAGGCCTGGGGCGAAAAGATCGGTATCGCTCCGGACAAGGTGATGGGTGTCAAGACTGTTCTCGATGGCGACAAGTGGAGCTACGAGATGGTCCAGTGTGGTGGAGAAAAATCCATGACGTACATCGAAGGAAAGCGCTGCCGAGTCAACGAAGAGGTCCTGGGAATCACCGGCCCAGACGCTTGGGAGCCCGCTCCGGAAGAGAAGCGACAAGTGTTCGCCGCTGGTGACTCTAACACCGACGTGTCCTTCGTCGGCGATGCTACCTACCTGCGTCTTGCAGTTAACCGAAACAAGCAGGAGCTGATGTGCAAGGCTTACTTCGATGAGGATGACAAGTGGTTGGTCAACCCAATGTTCATCGAGCCGAAGGACAAGCAGGACAAGATGTATGACTGCGACCAGAACGGACGCATCGAGGAAGACGATTCCACCGGCCCGCTCCTCGATTCCAAGGGTAACCCGATTCCTGACCAGGAAGATAAGGTCTACGAACTGGAGAAGAACTAA
- the tpiA gene encoding triose-phosphate isomerase, translated as MARKPLIAGNWKMNHDHLEAVAQTQRLAFALPNDYYDQVDVALIVPFTDIRSVQTLVNGDELKVTFGAQDISVHESGAYTGEVSGAMLSKLDCTWVVVGHSERREYHNETNEIVAKKARAALAYGMNPIVCVGESLDVREAGEHVNFVVQQTKESLAGLGAEELAKTVIAYEPVWAIGTGKVASAADAQEVCEAIRRTIADIAGEDVAAGTRILYGGSVKVDSVGEIVGQPDIDGGLVGGASLDGQDFAKLCAAAGDAVK; from the coding sequence ATGGCACGTAAACCACTCATTGCCGGTAACTGGAAGATGAACCACGACCACCTCGAGGCTGTCGCGCAGACCCAGCGCCTCGCCTTCGCGCTTCCGAACGACTACTACGATCAGGTCGATGTGGCGCTGATCGTGCCGTTCACGGATATCCGTTCCGTCCAGACATTGGTCAACGGCGACGAGCTCAAGGTCACCTTCGGTGCGCAGGACATTTCGGTCCACGAGTCCGGCGCTTACACCGGGGAAGTCTCCGGCGCGATGCTGAGCAAACTCGACTGCACCTGGGTGGTCGTCGGGCACTCCGAGCGCCGCGAGTACCACAATGAGACCAATGAGATCGTGGCGAAGAAGGCCCGCGCAGCACTCGCGTACGGCATGAACCCGATCGTGTGCGTCGGTGAATCCCTCGACGTGCGCGAGGCAGGGGAGCACGTGAACTTCGTAGTTCAGCAGACCAAGGAATCCCTCGCTGGTCTGGGCGCAGAAGAGCTCGCCAAGACGGTCATCGCCTACGAGCCTGTCTGGGCCATCGGTACCGGCAAGGTGGCTTCTGCCGCTGACGCCCAGGAGGTGTGCGAAGCAATCCGCAGGACCATCGCCGACATCGCGGGCGAAGATGTTGCCGCAGGCACCCGCATTCTCTACGGCGGCTCCGTCAAGGTTGACAGCGTCGGTGAAATCGTTGGTCAGCCAGACATCGACGGCGGTCTCGTCGGCGGTGCATCGCTGGACGGCCAGGACTTTGCAAAGCTCTGCGCCGCAGCGGGCGACGCCGTGAAGTAA
- the secG gene encoding preprotein translocase subunit SecG: MVLTLQIILVFAAVLMSIFVLLHKGKGGGLSSLFGGGVQANLSGSTVVEKNLDRYTIVMCVIWIACIIGLNLIQSYGL, encoded by the coding sequence ATGGTCTTGACCCTGCAGATCATCTTGGTCTTCGCCGCAGTTCTGATGAGCATCTTCGTGCTTTTGCACAAGGGCAAAGGCGGCGGTCTGTCGAGCCTGTTCGGCGGCGGTGTCCAGGCTAACCTTTCCGGTTCCACGGTCGTTGAGAAGAACTTGGACCGCTACACCATCGTGATGTGCGTGATCTGGATCGCGTGCATCATCGGCTTGAACCTGATTCAGTCCTACGGACTCTAA